The Rosa rugosa chromosome 1, drRosRugo1.1, whole genome shotgun sequence genomic sequence AGGCCGAAATTTTTCTCAGTCTCGTCTCCAGGTTTTTGATTCTCATTGAACATGGCAAATATGTAAGTTTCTATCGAACCTCCAGGTCTCTTTGGAGTACCGCCCTTGACATGCTTGATCACATTTGAGTTGTAAATTCTCGCATTCTCCTTTGTTGTCACTTGACCATCACCACCAGCAGAGGGCCAACCAGTCTCCGATACAACAATTCTCAAAGAACCACCCCCAGCCTTCTCTAAAGCGGAGTAATGTGCATCAAGAAGTGCATCAAACAGATTTTGATAGCCAGATTGTCCATCTTGAACCACGACTGACGGAGATGTAAAAAGAGCATATCGAAGGTCAATGTTTGCTCGGTTTTGAATGAAACTAAAGTATGGGTACATATTTAGAAGCAATGGAGATTTATTTCCCACTAGGAAACCAATGATAGGATCAAGAAATGGTCGGTAATCCTGCCTGAATGATCCTTTTGATGGAGGGTAGGATTCTTGGAGAATTACAGGATGAACGGCCGTGGATACTTTAATTTTGTTTGCAAGACCAGCCCTCGAAATTGCATTGTGAATTTTTTCCATGGCAGGGCCAACAAAAGGTGCTAATGGCCCTTTAGCATCTATTTCATTTCCAACCGCAATGTACTTGAAATTGACATTTCCATAGGTCACAACATTTTTTTGGACCCAATCATCAGCACTGGCTTGGTTAGAAGAAATATCCCGAAGGCGTTCGTTTTCGACACCAAGCATGAGCTCAATGTTGGAGCCTCTAAGAGCTCCGAGAGCATCATGGTTAGGACCATAAAGCCGCATCCTTTTGATGTTATATTGGTTGTAAAGTGATATTACTTCTCGTGGGGGTGGCAAGTTGTTTGCGACAGTTCCATAACAAACACCAACCTGGGCACCTGCAtcatatacatgtatattagCTCCGAAAACAAGATTTACATATAGCGTAAAAGCACACCAATCGACTATAAGCAACATGAACATAAATTAATGATACATTGAGAGATAGACAGACAGACTGACTAACTGATAGACAGACCTGTTGTGGTAAAGGTAGCCATGAGGATACCCAATAGTAGTAACTTGGAAACTACAAAAGGGACTTTGGCAACTACATGGGACTTAGCCATCTTGTGCATTCAAAAGGATATGTAGCTTAGCAAATTGCATGTTTCAACAACTACTAAGGTGCCATTTTTATAGGTGGAGGACTCCTTGGACATTTTTTTGAATGAATTTCCACAATCAAGAATGTGCACTACCTTGGTCCACTTACACTTTGTTTTTAGTTGTGGAAATTAATCTGGACCAAATTACACTTTGTATTTAGTTGTGGAAATACTTGATATATTAATTGCTGGTATGGACTAAATTGCTTCCTTGTCGGAAATTCCATCATCTTCAATATCGATCAGCTAATGAATTGTAGGAGAGATGGATATTATTGGagggctagctagctagttgatATTTTCAAAGGTCACAAGTTGTATAGCTACCCAAACTTATCGAAGGGGCTAGCTAGTTGATATTTTCAAAGGTCACAAGTTGTATAGCTACCCAAACTTATCGAAGGGGCTAGCTAGTTGAACAAGTCTAGTTTCCCCATTGTAGCGCAGAGCTAGCTAGCTCCATCTATTTGTTTGAAAATCCGAGTGAACCGTACGTCGAATGTTCATTAGTCAATATATGTATGTGCATCCATATGGTGATGAGGAGGTTATACATGTATCATTATAGTCTAACACGTACAGTTGCCATCACTGTCTTGGATCTATTGGATTACCCACTAATTGTAAAGTGGGAAATTCTAACTTGTTTTACTCGTAGACAGGAAATGTTCACATAAGAAGTCGAAGTGGGAATTCCTACCAATTAAGTCCTACCTTTGATTctgtattttttttccttctctttcttctggtTCGAAAGCATTTAGCATGAGTTGAGGTCATCTCCTAGCTAGTAAGTGATGGAGTAACTAATTAAGTGAAGCCGCCGCTTTAGTCAACCCAATAAGTCGATCTTATCCGGTTATCCCAGTTGTTTCGATCATCATAGTTATCCATCATCACAATATATACGTAACTAAATGTGGGGAAATTCTACAGTACCTACATGTATGTGATACACTCATTTATATATTtgacaacaattttgttgtcattgtggtaaatagagttattttttgggtaattttagttctattagaggtaattactccacctacgatatttttacaagtttatgaacaaattgttgtcgatgtggtaacttggttcaattatatgtaaatgtgtaaaacaaatgtgataactttgttgtcaatgttgtaaatttggttcaactaaattgtaattttggttcaattagatgtaaatgagtgtatgataaacatctaAGTACTCTAGACAACCCCACTAAAGGTGTGGACCTTTTGATATATTGCTGGACTAAATTGCTTCCTTCTCGGAAATTCGATCATCTTCAATATCAGCCAATGAATTCTAGGAGAGATGGAAATTATTGGAGGGCACACACTTGTATTCTGAAAAGACTGCCCTGTTAGCTCGGGAGAGTCTATGAGATAAATATCTACAAAACTGAGTACAATACTAGCTGGCTAGCTACTATCTCCCGACTTTTAAGACAATTGAATTCTCATGTTATAAGCCTCAAATTAGTAGAGCCTTGATATATAGAGGACTGCTTGGAATaaagaaaagggaagaaaaaactCGTCTTTGATCCATATACGTACAGATATGGCCCAAAATAAAAGGCTAATGAAGTCTAGATCTTCCGCGCgatagattttttattttgtgtttcaCCTGTATTAGTTATAATTAAGTACTCTGAATTGATCGAAGATCTTAAGTTGGAGATAGATGAGCGAGGTAAATTTCAGACAGCGCTAATCTATAGAGGAAgctgaaagaaaagaaaccttCGAGTAGAGTAGAGTCTAAGTCATGCAACAGAAACCATTGTTCTAATTTATGACAGGAATCTTTTACCTGAATGAGAAATGGATCGATGGAGATTAGAATTATCTGCATTTTGATATGATCGATCATATGACATCTATGAGAACTTAGGAAAACATATTGTAAGTACTTCATTGTAATTAATTGCTAGATACAAAGGGGCAACGGAATGCTGATAATTAAATAAGAAACTTGCTTTATCGATGTTTCATTCTCATTTAAGGAGTAGTGCTTCTGCGTATGATCATTTAAGAAGAAAATACAAAGAGATAAATACATTGAAGATTTCTTTTTCGTTGCCAGCAATTACATTACAGACTAAATAGCatatttatgatttatttttCGAGTGGAGGAGCACAATTTGGGAAGTGCAAGAGCTAGGGTTcgatcttccttcttcttcttgaacttcaaaaaataaaaaataaacaaaaaaattttaaaaatcctACACAGTATTCGTACTACTGCAacagtgaaaaaaaaaagatcttttAAAAATCGACCCAAAATAAAATTCAGCAAGTCCTTCCCCATTATGTTGCCATTAATTTCTTGATCGATAcatcatgcatatattttggCTTAGGTAGGGTTACAAGTAACCTAGCATTTATTTCTGCAAAAGCGTGGTTACGTGAATGAAGAGCGCCTATATATAATTAATCCTAGAACTCTCTTAATAATCAATCCTAGAACTCTCTTAATTAGTTAAATTTGACATGATCAATCACATTAGAGTTGTATTCTCGCATTCTCTTTTGTCAGTTTTGTGGCCATGCCACTTGCCCATCACCAGTTCACCACCAATGGAGGGAGGGCCAACCTATCTCTGATGCAACAATTTTCAAAGAACTGCTGCCTGCCTTCTCTAAAGCGTCAAACAAGTTTTTGCAGCCAGTTGTCCATCTGTACGTAACCAGAATTAATGGATATGTAAAAAGAGCATATTGAagcgctttttttttttttttcctgattctATTAATTAATCGATCTAATTAAAAGAAGCACTGAAACATACACAACCCAATTAGCAGAGATAGTCCATATATAGCTATAAGCAGACCCCATTAGGCCATTATACCTAAAACACGACTCCAAGGAAAACCCAAAATGAAAAGGTCGTTGTTATTATCCTCCACCactagaagagaagaagaacaaaaccaGACACCATGTGATAAACTAGAAGAGCATATTGAAGGTTAATTGCTCTGTTGTCAATGTAACTAAAGTATGGGTAAGTATTATGAAGCAACGGAGACTGCTTTCCCACAAGGAAACTGATGATAGGATCAAGAAAGGGTCGGTAATTCGGCCTGAATGGTCCTATTGATGGAGCGGAGGATTCTTGGAGGATTAGAGCATGAACTGCCGAGAAGACTTTAATTTTATTAGCAAGACCAGCTTTCGAAATtgcattttgaattttttcCATGGCAGGGCCAACAAATGGTGCTAAAGGACCTGTAGCATCTATTTCATTTCCAACCGCAATGTATTTGAAATCGACGTTTCCATAGGTTACAACATTTTTTTGGACCCAATCATCGGCACTGGCTTGGTTAGAAGAAATATCCTGAAGGCGTTCGTTTTCGACATTTCCATGACAAACACCAATCTGGGCACCTGCATCATGAATATGCACATTAGCTATATAAAACAAGATAGCCAAACAAGCTTTAAGTATATAGTAAGAACACACTGATTGactatgagagagagagagagagagagagagagagagagagagagagagagacctgttGTGGTAAAGGTTGCCATGAGGATACCCAATAGTAGTAACTTGGAAACTACAGAAGGGACTTTGGCAACTACATAGGACTTAGCCATCTTGTGCATTCAAAAGGATATGTGGCTTAGCAAACTGCATGTTTCAACAACTACTAAGGTGCCATTTTAATAGGTGGAGCGACTTGTAGACATTTTTGAATGAGTTTCCACAAGTAATCAAGAACTGGCATAGTAGCATTGACTTGACCCAGATTTCCACAAATAAATACAAACTGTAACTGTGTAAGTACGTAGTTCACAAGTTTCATCGTAACCCTGACTTATCAAAGAGGCAATCAGTTGAAGAAGTCTAGTTTCTTCCCCTTTGGACCAGAGACATCTCAAAAGTTTTAGAGGCCCTGTGCGAGATTAAAAATACGGTCCTCTTTAACCGGTCTTACataaatatattattaattgaaaatttttgttagggtgcggctattgccaccctaccattttcttagttcaccctacaaacatttaaattattgaaagactatattacccaagtgtaaaatgactaataagtacactaattttctaaaatccaaatatgcaagaaaaaataaatatataagtaattaattaaatactgATAGCTTTgtaaagaaaatcaagaaaagggagaaaaatAGAGACTAGAATTAGAAATTGATGGATCGAACTACACATGGGAGCTGAGCTAAGTACAGCTATTTATACTAGAGCTAGGATTTACAGATTGATGACACGTGGCTTAGTATCTAATGTGTGATATTAATACTGCTAACacacctcccccccccccccccccctcagcTTGATGATTGGATACAATCCTTCAAGCTGACACAGAGATATAGATGTTGAGATGAGTGAAGGTTGTTGGTGAAGATATTAGACCAGATGCTTCAACCAGGAGGAATAAGTGGCATGGAAGAACATGGACTTGGTTGAGCAGCAATGGAAGCAGACTTGAGTTGAGTGAAGTTATTGTCTGACTGCTTTTTATATATGCACATTTTGGCAACGTGACAAGACCTCCAGCAGATTTGATGTTCCACATATGAGCTGAAAGCAATATTCTGAGGCTGAGAATGTCTATGATAACATCTTTGGGCAGAGTGTCCAGGATTTTCACATATTTGACACACAACTGATTTTGAGCAGCCTTCATTAAGCTGACAATTCTGATTGTTGTTGAAAAAGTCACCATTTGGAGAAGAGCTATTAGGTTGCTGCTGAAGAAAATTAGGATACCTGGTATTTGCTGTACAATCTCCATTTTGTTGTGTGGAAAACCCACCATTAGAGTTATCAGAAATCTGAAAGTTGCCCAGCACCTGAGAATTGAACTACCATATGGTACTTGAATTCTTACACCATTGACAGTTCGCTGCATAAAAGTTTCATTATGCTGATTGAAATTTCCATTTTGCATCGAAGAATTTCCACCATCTTTTTGTTGTGTAAAGCTTCCCTGTTGCTGAGTGAATTGTGCATTTTGCAGTGAAGGACAACCACCATTTTGCGGCTGAGTAAAGCCACCAGAAAATTGTGTGAAGATGGAATGTTGTATGGCTCCATGCAATTGAGGAGAGTAAGGTCTATTCATCTGAGTATTCCCTCCGTAAGGTGCAGGTGCAGGGTTAGGAAAAGGAACATTGGTTAGCATCTTATAGCCATTATTGTGTACTTGAGGTGCAGGACACATCACATATCCATTTTGGATAGGACAAGAACCATTGGTGACCCCAACTTGAGTAACAGGTGGATGTGAATTGGATGCAGTAAACCCGGAATGAACATCAACATGACCACCAATAGTAGGCAAAGTAGATGATGGATTGTGTGCAACCATTGCATTCAATGATGACAAAGGAAGACTTGTAGGAGCAGAAATAGAATTGTTAGTTTCTTCAAGTTCAGCTTCA encodes the following:
- the LOC133725628 gene encoding glucan endo-1,3-beta-glucosidase, acidic-like isoform X1, whose protein sequence is MHKMAKSHVVAKVPFVVSKLLLLGILMATFTTTGAQVGVCYGTVANNLPPPREVISLYNQYNIKRMRLYGPNHDALGALRGSNIELMLGVENERLRDISSNQASADDWVQKNVVTYGNVNFKYIAVGNEIDAKGPLAPFVGPAMEKIHNAISRAGLANKIKVSTAVHPVILQESYPPSKGSFRQDYRPFLDPIIGFLVGNKSPLLLNMYPYFSFIQNRANIDLRYALFTSPSVVVQDGQSGYQNLFDALLDAHYSALEKAGGGSLRIVVSETGWPSAGGDGQVTTKENARIYNSNVIKHVKGGTPKRPGGSIETYIFAMFNENQKPGDETEKNFGLFYPSKNPVYPINFN
- the LOC133725628 gene encoding glucan endo-1,3-beta-glucosidase, acidic-like isoform X2, which translates into the protein MHKMAKSYVVAKVPSVVSKLLLLGILMATFTTTGAQVGVCYGTVANNLPPPREVISLYNQYNIKRMRLYGPNHDALGALRGSNIELMLGVENERLRDISSNQASADDWVQKNVVTYGNVNFKYIAVGNEIDAKGPLAPFVGPAMEKIHNAISRAGLANKIKVSTAVHPVILQESYPPSKGSFRQDYRPFLDPIIGFLVGNKSPLLLNMYPYFSFIQNRANIDLRYALFTSPSVVVQDGQSGYQNLFDALLDAHYSALEKAGGGSLRIVVSETGWPSAGGDGQVTTKENARIYNSNVIKHVKGGTPKRPGGSIETYIFAMFNENQKPGDETEKNFGLFYPSKNPVYPINFN